The DNA region CATGATAATCGAAAACTGGAACTATTTGAGGTAAAATTCTGTGGCGTCAGCAGCTACTGTGGCTTCTGTCACCTGTTGAACTTTTACCATCAGTCTGATTAACAGGAGAAATTATACCTCCTTATGTCTGCTTGAAGACTTGAACAGTTTGGGTTCAGATTTAAtgtattatcaaatattttttaggaAAAAGATATCAAAATACGAAAACTGCAAGATGAAGTAAAGAGAGAGTTAGAAGAGGAGGAGAGGAAAATAATGAAGGACAAGGAGCAACAAGTCAAGTAGGTGTCAAACTCAGCGGTATTTATCATCTCTGGAAATGCGtacttcaaattttcattagaaaaGTTACTATGTAAATTAATATTACGGATGTACTATCTGACTGAGTGTAcagatattttttgttgtgATTCGTAGTATAAAGTTGGTAGCAAATTTGAGcttctgatatatatatatatataaagctgaacaccgctcatAAAAAGCCACtgtcacacagatacctggtatataaaccctttgaTTTCGTTACACCCAATTGCACACTTGAAACTCCTGGCCTACATGTTGTATTCCTTTGATGGTCTTTGGAATTTatgcattttattcttattttgtgtgtatattttgtttgtaaattatattttgaccagtttaattgatgttagtattctcctggcttgaaaaaagtgcgtaaaacttgataatttcatcgcgaccgagtaacacAGTGAGGCAAGATGTACGTACACACAAatgagacctctacagcaaaaTACTTTAAACTACTAAGAGGTCTCCAgcttatataggggttgtagggaTAACAGTAGTGAGAGAGAAATATGgtggacagtgcctatttacgagcggtgttcagctttaacatTGTAAGAGAGATAGGAGAAGAAAGAAAAACTGTTgaatatgatttgtttacatattgtgTCCCTTATCAGAGAGTTGGAGGAAAAGGTAAAAAAGGAGTTAGATAAACTGCAAAAGGAACTAGCAGACAAAAATAGTGAGCAGATTAAAGGGCTTCAAGAGCAGATAGAAAATGAGCAAAAAGAGAAAGAATTGGAGCTGCGGTAAAAACATGCAATAAATGTTGTGTTGCATGCTCCCTCATGGGATCATTGTAAGGATGTTTGTTCTCAGATGGGATCTGATATTATTAGTGTCTAATGACAGATGGGATATGACTTGAATCCTGTCAGATTGGCCTAGTTTGTGTTGCATGCGTTGTAGAAGTACAGCGATGGTGTTTTCTCTCAGATGGGatctaaattattttattgttgatGCGGGTGGGattgatgttgtaatgcatgctgTATGAAGAGATCAAAATTAGCTTGTTGTTAGATAGGACATTGTGTGCATGCTCTCACGTGGGATTAATGTGGTGGATGTGAAAGGAGATGTATGGAATCGCTGTGGTAGGGTGTGTGGTTTAGGATTGGAGATGGAATCAGTATCTCAAataagatggggggggggggggggggggggcaggggatTTATTAATAGGATACATGAATACCAGTGAAATTGTTAGAAATTGTTAAGAATTTGTATAAAGATGTGCGTCAAGGATCTCAATTCTGTACGAATCAGATCTTAATTGATGATGtctatttaaaatatgaaattaggAAATGATCACATGTGAGACACATTACATGAATATGATGCATAACCAGGTTTCAACTCTGACTTCAGGCAACAGATGGAATCTGCCCTAGAGAAGTTGAGGAATGAGGTCGGATCTCTACAGAGAGAGGAACAGACCAAACTGGAGGAGGAGAAAAGGAAATGTCTGGAGAGGCTTCAGCAGCAGGTAACATACACACCATACATTACGAGGCAGCAGCCAGTAAGTGGTAGTGACTAAAAGGTGATTAAGAGCTGTCAAATGTGGTTTATTAAGGTGGATCTTGCGACTGCCAGTGAACAAAAGCGACTAGAGAACCAGAAGCAGGAAGCCATAGAGAGCATGCAGTCCAAACAGAAGTACGAGCTGGACAACCTTAAGGATGACCTAGAGAGGAAGCACCGGGAGAAAGTGGACCGACTCAGGACAGAGCAGGCGGAGCGGCACGATGAGGTGTGTACACCAGGGGGGTATATACCCTATTTTGTTGAAGTTCAAGACTTGACAAAGGGTAATTAGTGTGTTAAGGCATATGATTGAGCTGTTATATATAAGTATTTGACTGAGAAGACTGTCCCAGGACAGATAAGGTGGGTTTTTCATCCTCATGCAATAAAGTGGGCAGAGGTGCATGAATGCACTTGTATGTTGGTTGATTGGGATTTTGGTGTATGCTAAAATTGAATAGAAGTAAAAGTTCACATCAGATTTTCTCTTGCATCCTGAGTGTGAAATATGCTATTTGGCCcaaatttctttattaaaagaTGCTCCACTATGTGAAACCCAGGTATTAattgtttcatatcaaattGGATGTATaaagaagatgaaaaaaaatgtagacaTATTCACCTTGAAAGAACAGAATCAAGATATAAGtgatattttaatacatgtatctttgaaatGAATGCACTTGTTTGTAACACTGAAGTTGATATTTCAGGACATGAAGAGGATCAAGGATGAGATCAAGCGTCTTCAGGAGCAGGAACGAGAGCAGAAGGAGCAAGAGCTTGAAATGGCGAGACAGCGACAGAAAGCCATCGACGACCTGGACAGGGGGGTAGGTGTATATAATGGAGGCGCTCTAACAAAGATAGGGGGGTAGGTGTATTTAATGGATGCAGTCTAACAATTACAGGGGGGTAGGTGTATCTAATGGAGGAGCTCTAACAAAgacagggggggggggaagtGTATCTAATGAAGGCAGGCTAACAAAgacaaaaaggggggggggaaagGTGTATCTAATGGAGGCAGGCTAACAattacagggggataggtgtATCTATGGAGGCAGGCTAACAATTACAGGGAGTAGGTGTATCTAATGAAGGCACTTTAACAAAGACAGGCAGTTAGGTGTATCTAATGAAGGCAGGCTAACAAAGACAGGGGGTAGGTGTATCTACTGGAGGCAGGCTAACAAAGACAGGGGGGTATAGGTGTATCTAATGAAGGCACTTTAACAAAGACAGGAGGGGGTAGGTGTATCTTTAACAAAGACAGGCGGGTAGGTGTATCTTTAACAAAGACATTGGGGTAGGTGTATCTTAGAAGGCACTCTAACAACAACTGATAAAACAAGTTCAACAAGTTTTATTAATGCCTTTCCTCCCCATGGCTGTACACTGTGGAGGAGATTGTAGAGCTGGTATGTTTGTTTGAAACTTGATGAGGTATTGTTATTTTAGCTTGATGAGGTATTGTTATTTTAGCTTGATGAGGTGTTGTTATTTTAGCTTGATGAGGTGTTGTCAGAGAGACGGCAGGAAATCAAGCAGCAGCAGCAGAAGGAGCTGTCTCGTGTCCAGGAGGATCACTCGGGCCGACTACGCAAGATACGACAGGAGTATGAGGAAAAGGTCAGTTCATTACATAGTCTGCGTATAGACTGGTCCAGTGATCTGGTATTAAAAGCTACCCAGTAATCATTGCTGAGAGTATGCatattgtattaaaaactgCCCTCTAAATCTTGCAGAGAATAGTGGATATTGAGTATAAGAAACATTTCATTTGTAAAGTTATTGAAGTTGAATAGcagttttgaaaatgttatgaaaatgaaaaagacGATTAGATATTAAATAACATAGCATGCTTAATTTCTTATGTTCTGTTGATGAAaagttaatttatttaattttgcttCAGTTGAAATATTAAGCAAACtttttttcatatgttttttCAGGAGGATGATGAAAAGAAATTGCTGAATGAGAAATTGGATGCAGAAAAAAGAAGAATGCAGAAACAGTATGAGAAGGAATCGGATGATCTCCGGCGGAATTATGAACGCAAAAAGGAAACACTGGCCGAGCAGCTAGAAGATGAGGTACAGTCCTTGCTTATTttgttacaatgtacatttttagATAAAAGCTAGCTAGAAATGAGGTAGTCCTTGATTAATTTGTAATTGTTACACATTGTCAGATAAAGGTTAAATGTAGCACTATGCTTTCAATAAACAACATTTTGAAGGAGAATGTAACAATGGATATTTCTAATTGTCACTTAAAGTTGAAACAAGCAGTAGTAGTAATGAAGGATGAACAAAACCAAAGAGTCAGACAGGTAAACCCAGCATGGATGGACATGTAATGTGAATGATCGGTGTATTTAAGTCTGAATCCGTCCATTGAATGAGGTGTATGGACAGTCACTTGGCTTTTATTTTATACCGACACATGTTTATATGTACAGCATGGAATACGAACCACAGCTGATAAAACTCTCACTTTTTCGttcatagatttttttaaaagtaagagCAAAGCAAGCATGGACATGTACAATTTAGTTAAACTATCTGAAAGATACAGTTTAGTTATGCTAGATGTATCTGAAACATCAATATTGTGATTATCATTGATATGTTATAGTgagttaatttgttaattttaaaaactaatatctTATTGTTTTGATTCATAAAAATTGTTTCCCATGAGCACCCAATCAAGTTTTAAGACTGGGTGTGTGCACATcatgtatttcttaaaaaaattaaccactagtttattgattgaaaattgttttaattagcAGTAAGCACAAAAATGTACTTATCTGTAAGCATCTCAttacatgcatatttatttcTCAGGAAGAGGAGTTCCAAGATAAAAGAGCTGAATTAGAGAGAAGGAAGCTTCAGATTGAAAAAGAGTTCAAGAATTTGGACACTCAGGTACAAGACAAAACAAATCTACATATTAAAGACATATTAGCTTCTATTGAAACTTGAAACAggatatttgttatttattacatatttgGGATTAATGATATAGATTGGGtacaatattaattttgaattctatTGTAGGAAAGAAAACTAGAAGAGAAAAGAAAGGCGTTCAGAGAAAATACAGCCAGCTTTGACAGAGAGCAAGATGTAAGTCTTGTACAGACTGTAACTGTCTCATTATGTCTCAGTGAGAGGAGTTAAAATGAGACTTTGTTATTGGTTTGTAAATTGTGTCTGATTTGTTGATACTCTATGTTTTTAGGATGCGTTCAGCAGTAGGACCACCAATCTGAGTGCCAAGGAGTTGGAGAGAATGAAGGAGGAACGTCGCCAGTACCAGGAGGAAATCCGTCAGGAGCGAGAGGAGCTCGACCAGCTGAAGGCTGAGAAACGAGCCCTCGAAGCTGACATCACCAAactcaaaatgaataaagaGCAGCTCACTCGTAAACTCAGGTCAGTTTTAGTGTGAATTATGGGAAGTGTAAGAAATATTGATTCTATGAATGAAGTTAACCCTGATCAAATGCatcatgaattttaaatttgtttggaCAGTGACCTCAGGGATCGAATTGATAAGAAAGGTAAGGATATTGAGCACCTGAACCAGAAGATTATCCAGGCTGCTGAGGAGACCAAGTCCATCGCGGAGGAGAGAATCCGTGCCACCCACACAGGTCGACGCCCTCCCAGTCAGGCCAGGCAGGACAGTATGGAGGGGGAGGAGGACCTCATTAGTGGTAAGGGGTCAGGGAGAGTAAAATAATTAACAGTACTGTACTCACACATTGTACCTTATCTGTAGTAGGGGGTCAAGCAGAGTAAAAAAGATAACACTGTACTCAATTGTACAATAGTGGAAGCTATTGTACCACATCAGTGGTAGGGATCAGGCAGATAAACACAAATAGCCACACTGTGCTCAAACATTGTATCTCTTTTGTGGTGGGGTAAAGCAGAGTCACACAAATAGCCACACTGTATTCAAACATAGTACCTGTACCTCCATAGTGGTAAGGGAGAAGCAAAGTCACACAAATAATCACACTACTGTTCTCCGGCACTTGGTCTGTCAcaatgattttcattattttgcaGATGTTCCTGAAAGGCCCAGGAAAAAGTACAGCTTTGCCGAGGATAGAACTGATGATGATGTGAGTTAAAAGAGTTACCTTTCTTTGGTTGTAAAGGTACTGACTTTTCACTAATAGGGAGCAGTGTTCTGATAGTTATATTGTGTTTGACAGGAGTTGTCCTCCATGACTGGCAGATACTGGCAGGACCTTCTCACAGAGGAAGACAGTATCTTGGATTATGCTCCTGTTGAGCGACAGAACTATGGGTAGGTAATCCTCTGACTATTATTGTTGCTGTTAATAGATCCACAGtttaacaaaatcattttgacaaacagcaatgtgatgtaGGTCAATGTATATCATTGTTGACAATTCAGTTTAATGTGATAGAAATCAACAAGTTTTCCCAATTCTATGTCCTACCTACAGAGCTAAAATAGTTTACTTGAAGGCAGCATTATTTTCAGCTTATTTTAATGTGTCCGCTATATAGTTACCCGGTACTAGATAGTTACATCACACTGAAATCCCATGGTCATATTTAGATACACAAAACCAACTGATTTCTCAACTCTTATTTTCAGCTTTTCATCATActgtctttgttttttttttagggaaGTAAAAGTCCAGATTGCCAAGGAGAATGATTCCATCTTGATGGCCAAGGAATTCCTGAGGAAACAGAGGCAGTCTCTGAAGAGAAGGCAAGCTGCCCTGCTGGCGGCCAAACAGGAGCTGATGAAGGACGTCATCAAACAGAAACAGGGGGTGAGTCATCCCAGGGATAGCGACACACGCCTCACAGCTGGACAGGGGCTGTATGTAGGGCATTAAAATGCAGATTTTGCCTTTGTTTAATCTCAGTAGCTTTCGAGTGTTTTTATAATGACAATATTATTGGGATTGTTTtgtttgcagaaaaaaattgattcacCCTCTAATAAGTCCAAAGGACAAGTGCGATTTGTAAGAAATTTGTAGTATTAGCTTGTGGTGAATTATGCCTGCATGTCATTTATTGATGTGCAGTGTGTTTCCAAAATGAGTCTCATTTACCAGAGGAAACGTAGTGTTACATAGCCTGAGAGCTGTATGTCTGGTAGTGGACGATTAACCTGTCTTGTGTGTGGTCCATAATACATGTTTTGTTAACTAAATCTGATTATACCATTGTCCTGTCtttacatatataaatgtttcttaagtaaaaatattttataaaacaacatacatgtacaactgttGCTAGTGCTCATTAGTGCATTAAAAAATGGGAGAGGAAAAGATACTAATAACATATATGTGCATGACAgaaatatgatttataaaatttataatggaaatcaaatgtatatgctatattatttatgtgtactaaccaaaaaaaagttttcgaaattgaaaacaatctttaaataattttaaaattacatgcggccaaaataaatgaaatattgtaagtgttatgtacatgtactgactCTTGACCTTAATATCATAAATCtcaatattcatatatatagtaCATCTATCATCAAGccaaatgcatgtacatttattatgaTGAACTGAATTGATAAGGTTTACAAGGACTAAGGAACGTGAACACTGAATACTGAGTTCCAATTTTGTTTGACAGAATCTGACCTCGGAGAGCCCCCATGTTCTGGAGGAAGTGAAACAGAAACTAGAAAAGGAATCCCTGGACATTGACCACATGGAGTCGCAGGTCAAGACGGGGTCACGGCTGGTGAAGGAGAAGGAGAAGAAACTCCGGCAGATGTCTACCCGCCTCCACCCCGACAACAATGTCAGTAGCCTCTCCCTCAGTTCATACTTGTCACTTGGGTcaagattttatatttcaattttatggtACTCACAAAATAGATATGATGCTGATTAAGGATTTTAgggaataatttttttagattaattaGTTATAGTTTTATGTTGCGATTGCTTTTCAGTCTGGAAGTGAGGAAGAGTACTCTCCCTTTGAGCACCACTGGCGACCTGCCAAAATTCCGACCTGTGACCTCTCTGATGATGAGAGTAGTGGAGTCAGTAGTACAGACAACAGTCTGGATAATGTTCTCAAAGGTACGGCTGCTACCTGCCTAATGATGACACAGGGTTGCTTCTGATAAGAAATGTCTACATATCTAAAGAAGAGTGAAAACTGTGTTTATATGTTCAAAGTTATTAGAGATTTGGTGTTTTGATTTGGACAGGACTTAACTATGACatgtattatttcatttatgttttaaacatgaacCTTCTTTGAATGTGAAATGTTAAGTGATACctttataaatttttacattgaataatacttaaatgtaacaaatatacatgcatgtgtgcaAACTACATATGTATATTGGAATTTAAGATTGATTAATAATTTCTTATGTAGctttacagaaacaaaatgccCGGATACAGAATGGCACCCCCTTGATGTCCACTCTGCGTTCAGAGGGTGATCCTATCGCCCAGTCTCTACAGAGAATCAACTATGACCTGGCCAAGGTGATCACGATGATTGGAAGCAGTGGGAATAACAGTATGCAAGGTGAGATATAGCCCAGGTGTGCTGCTAATAGTCACTTCCAGCAAGTGaccattatttgttttatacacaCATATACCAAAGTAACTAAGGTGTTCaaagaattacatttttttgtagGAACCACAGAGAAACCAGCCAACTATGTGCCAATCTACGCCCCCTCAGCCCCTCCCAGCCTCCTGGGGAGTTCAGTTCCTGCCTCCCCTCTACAGGCCTGGGCACCCAGCAACCCGTACATGTAAGCTTACAAGTAATGGAGGATTAAGTCGTACGCTTAGTGACTCTCTTTCTCCGTGTTTATTATTGGAAATGTTTCATTGTAGACAAAATCCTCAACACAAGGTGGATTACTCCACTCTTGTCATGAATGCTGAACAGTCCTTGGAAAGAAAATGGAGGAAATACTTTGGAGGTAAATGTTTGAGCATTCGTAGGACTAAAAAAATGGccattaaaatgatatattgtaATGGTTAAAATGCATGTTGGTATGCCTGGAATACCACAGAATGGTTCTGTGACACTGATGAATGTGTCTTATTTCAGATCGCCGCCCCCCTCTCACTAGTGCCGTACCTGGAACCTTCTCCATGACCACAGGACCAACACCTGTAAGGTATGTATCACCAGCAGGTGGGAAGCATGCAGTTTGCAGCAA from Crassostrea angulata isolate pt1a10 chromosome 7, ASM2561291v2, whole genome shotgun sequence includes:
- the LOC128193031 gene encoding trichohyalin-like isoform X8, which encodes MYEQGKTVINDQLILEEDYDENYQPSEEEIFEYAQIIGIDPKTEPHLIYIAREGICAPLPDHWRPCQDPKGDIYYFNFASGESIWDHPCDEFYRKMVMEERKKLSMNRGGPPARGGPTAGSSAGAKKGKGGKADGGKKKDKKNKTAEKLGPLKAEQSKGIPSMHRNSSGLEPMMSSSGQLAPLRGSAGNSQPVKSSLNTTTGSFKSNNPNALSKSGNLTSSMSIPIYSTEYEEDEIERPVHEVDYQESDEGSEKSKLETESEDSEDYGKDIDFGIDKNLSERIMDMAIENLDPVRGSLEKLQDFEGTMSAMSTARVESPGGKISPLDRMEEDRKRRAEIAASAAERRLIGQDSYHSYEKKSDLHDENQLRASYDNSLMELEKKLRQEHDNRKLELFEEKDIKIRKLQDEVKRELEEEERKIMKDKEQQVKQQMESALEKLRNEVGSLQREEQTKLEEEKRKCLERLQQQVDLATASEQKRLENQKQEAIESMQSKQKYELDNLKDDLERKHREKVDRLRTEQAERHDEDMKRIKDEIKRLQEQEREQKEQELEMARQRQKAIDDLDRGLDEVLSERRQEIKQQQQKELSRVQEDHSGRLRKIRQEYEEKEDDEKKLLNEKLDAEKRRMQKQYEKESDDLRRNYERKKETLAEQLEDEEEEFQDKRAELERRKLQIEKEFKNLDTQERKLEEKRKAFRENTASFDREQDDAFSSRTTNLSAKELERMKEERRQYQEEIRQEREELDQLKAEKRALEADITKLKMNKEQLTRKLSDLRDRIDKKGKDIEHLNQKIIQAAEETKSIAEERIRATHTGRRPPSQARQDSMEGEEDLISDVPERPRKKYSFAEDRTDDDELSSMTGRYWQDLLTEEDSILDYAPVERQNYGEVKVQIAKENDSILMAKEFLRKQRQSLKRRQAALLAAKQELMKDVIKQKQGKKIDSPSNKSKGQVRFNLTSESPHVLEEVKQKLEKESLDIDHMESQVKTGSRLVKEKEKKLRQMSTRLHPDNNSGSEEEYSPFEHHWRPAKIPTCDLSDDESSGVSSTDNSLDNVLKALQKQNARIQNGTPLMSTLRSEGDPIAQSLQRINYDLAKVITMIGSSGNNSMQGTTEKPANYVPIYAPSAPPSLLGSSVPASPLQAWAPSNPYIQNPQHKVDYSTLVMNAEQSLERKWRKYFGDRRPPLTSAVPGTFSMTTGPTPVREQLRQYRLSLHHQLNTTSTTQDKLAEQKEWLKRFGQDLNLGSSFIHPPQSEHGSVDSMMLGSHVNETEPLSSTPQRRPSVPGTVRLELDEYDEIRVRQF
- the LOC128193031 gene encoding trichohyalin-like isoform X4, whose translation is MYEQGKTVINDQLILEEDYDENYQPSEEEIFEYAQIIGIDPKTEPHLIYIAREGICAPLPDHWRPCQDPKGDIYYFNFASGESIWDHPCDEFYRKMVMEERKKLSMNRGGPPARGGPTAGSSAGAKKGKGGKADGGKKKDKKNKTAEKLGPLKAEQSKGIPSMHRNSSGLEPMMSSSGQLAPLRGSAGNSQPVKSSLNTTTGSFKSNNPNALSKSGNLTSSMSIPIYSTEYEEDEIERPVHEVDYQESDEGSEKSKLETESEDSEDYGKDIDFGIDKNLSERIMDMAIENLDPVRGSLEKLQDFEGTMSAMSTARVESPGGKISPLDRMEEDRKRRAEIAASAAERKSDLHDENQLRASYDNSLMELEKKLRQEHDNRKLELFEEKDIKIRKLQDEVKRELEEEERKIMKDKEQQVKELEEKVKKELDKLQKELADKNSEQIKGLQEQIENEQKEKELELRQQMESALEKLRNEVGSLQREEQTKLEEEKRKCLERLQQQVDLATASEQKRLENQKQEAIESMQSKQKYELDNLKDDLERKHREKVDRLRTEQAERHDEDMKRIKDEIKRLQEQEREQKEQELEMARQRQKAIDDLDRGLDEVLSERRQEIKQQQQKELSRVQEDHSGRLRKIRQEYEEKEDDEKKLLNEKLDAEKRRMQKQYEKESDDLRRNYERKKETLAEQLEDEEEEFQDKRAELERRKLQIEKEFKNLDTQERKLEEKRKAFRENTASFDREQDDAFSSRTTNLSAKELERMKEERRQYQEEIRQEREELDQLKAEKRALEADITKLKMNKEQLTRKLSDLRDRIDKKGKDIEHLNQKIIQAAEETKSIAEERIRATHTGRRPPSQARQDSMEGEEDLISDVPERPRKKYSFAEDRTDDDELSSMTGRYWQDLLTEEDSILDYAPVERQNYGEVKVQIAKENDSILMAKEFLRKQRQSLKRRQAALLAAKQELMKDVIKQKQGKKIDSPSNKSKGQVRFNLTSESPHVLEEVKQKLEKESLDIDHMESQVKTGSRLVKEKEKKLRQMSTRLHPDNNSGSEEEYSPFEHHWRPAKIPTCDLSDDESSGVSSTDNSLDNVLKALQKQNARIQNGTPLMSTLRSEGDPIAQSLQRINYDLAKVITMIGSSGNNSMQGTTEKPANYVPIYAPSAPPSLLGSSVPASPLQAWAPSNPYIQNPQHKVDYSTLVMNAEQSLERKWRKYFGDRRPPLTSAVPGTFSMTTGPTPVREQLRQYRLSLHHQLNTTSTTQDKLAEQKEWLKRFGQDLNLGSSFIHPPQSEHGSVDSMMLGSHVNETEPLSSTPQRRPSVPGTVRLELDEYDEIRVRQF
- the LOC128193031 gene encoding trichohyalin-like isoform X3, whose protein sequence is MYEQGKTVINDQLILEEDYDENYQPSEEEIFEYAQIIGIDPKTEPHLIYIAREGICAPLPDHWRPCQDPKGDIYYFNFASGESIWDHPCDEFYRKMVMEERKKLSMNRGGPPARGGPTAGSSAGAKKGKGGKADGGKKKDKKNKTAEKLGPLKAEQSKGIPSMHRNSSGLEPMMSSSGQLAPLRGSAGNSQPVKSSLNTTTGSFKSNNPNALSKSGNLTSSMSIPIYSTEYEEDEIERPVHEVDYQESDEGSEKSKLETESEDSEDYGKDIDFGIDKNLSERIMDMAIENLDPVRGSLEKLQDFEGTMSAMSTARVESPGGKISPLDRMEEDRKRRAEIAASAAERRLIGQDSYHSYEKKSDLHDENQLRASYDNSLMELEKKLRQEHDNRKLELFEEKDIKIRKLQDEVKRELEEEERKIMKDKEQQVKELEEKVKKELDKLQKELADKNSEQIKGLQEQIENEQKEKELELRQQMESALEKLRNEVGSLQREEQTKLEEEKRKCLERLQQQVDLATASEQKRLENQKQEAIESMQSKQKYELDNLKDDLERKHREKVDRLRTEQAERHDEDMKRIKDEIKRLQEQEREQKEQELEMARQRQKAIDDLDRGLDEVLSERRQEIKQQQQKELSRVQEDHSGRLRKIRQEYEEKEDDEKKLLNEKLDAEKRRMQKQYEKESDDLRRNYERKKETLAEQLEDEEEEFQDKRAELERRKLQIEKEFKNLDTQERKLEEKRKAFRENTASFDREQDDAFSSRTTNLSAKELERMKEERRQYQEEIRQEREELDQLKAEKRALEADITKLKMNKEQLTRKLSDLRDRIDKKGKDIEHLNQKIIQAAEETKSIAEERIRATHTGRRPPSQARQDSMEGEEDLISDVPERPRKKYSFAEDRTDDDELSSMTGRYWQDLLTEEDSILDYAPVERQNYGEVKVQIAKENDSILMAKEFLRKQRQSLKRRQAALLAAKQELMKDVIKQKQGKKIDSPSNKSKGQVRFNLTSESPHVLEEVKQKLEKESLDIDHMESQVKTGSRLVKEKEKKLRQMSTRLHPDNNSGSEEEYSPFEHHWRPAKIPTCDLSDDESSGVSSTDNSLDNVLKALQKQNARIQNGTPLMSTLRSEGDPIAQSLQRINYDLAKVITMIGSSGNNSMQEKPANYVPIYAPSAPPSLLGSSVPASPLQAWAPSNPYIQNPQHKVDYSTLVMNAEQSLERKWRKYFGDRRPPLTSAVPGTFSMTTGPTPVREQLRQYRLSLHHQLNTTSTTQDKLAEQKEWLKRFGQDLNLGSSFIHPPQSEHGSVDSMMLGSHVNETEPLSSTPQRRPSVPGTVRLELDEYDEIRVRQF
- the LOC128193031 gene encoding trichohyalin-like isoform X5; translated protein: MYEQGKTVINDQLILEEDYDENYQPSEEEIFEYAQIIGIDPKTEPHLIYIAREGICAPLPDHWRPCQDPKGDIYYFNFASGESIWDHPCDEFYRKMVMEERKKLSMNRGGPPARGGPTAGSSAGAKKGKGGKADGGKKKDKKNKTAEKLGPLKAEQSKGIPSMHRNSSGLEPMMSSSGQLAPLRGSAGNSQPVKSSLNTTTGSFKSNNPNALSKSGNLTSSMSIPIYSTEYEEDEIERPVHEVDYQESDEGSEKSKLETESEDSEDYGKDIDFGIDKNLSERIMDMAIENLDPVRGSLEKLQDFEGTMSAMSTARVESPGGKISPLDRMEEDRKRRAEIAASAAERRLIGQDSYHSYEKKSDLHDENQLRASYDNSLMELEKKLRQEHDNRKLELFEEKDIKIRKLQDEVKRELEEEERKIMKDKEQQVKELEEKVKKELDKLQKELADKNSEQIKGLQEQIENEQKEKELELRQQMESALEKLRNEVGSLQREEQTKLEEEKRKCLERLQQQVDLATASEQKRLENQKQEAIESMQSKQKYELDNLKDDLERKHREKVDRLRTEQAERHDEDMKRIKDEIKRLQEQEREQKEQELEMARQRQKAIDDLDRGLDEVLSERRQEIKQQQQKELSRVQEDHSGRLRKIRQEYEEKEDDEKKLLNEKLDAEKRRMQKQYEKESDDLRRNYERKKETLAEQLEDEEEEFQDKRAELERRKLQIEKEFKNLDTQERKLEEKRKAFRENTASFDREQDDAFSSRTTNLSAKELERMKEERRQYQEEIRQEREELDQLKAEKRALEADITKLKMNKEQLTRKLSDLRDRIDKKGKDIEHLNQKIIQAAEETKSIAEERIRATHTGRRPPSQARQDSMEGEEDLISDVPERPRKKYSFAEDRTDDDELSSMTGRYWQDLLTEEDSILDYAPVERQNYGEVKVQIAKENDSILMAKEFLRKQRQSLKRRQAALLAAKQELMKDVIKQKQGNLTSESPHVLEEVKQKLEKESLDIDHMESQVKTGSRLVKEKEKKLRQMSTRLHPDNNSGSEEEYSPFEHHWRPAKIPTCDLSDDESSGVSSTDNSLDNVLKALQKQNARIQNGTPLMSTLRSEGDPIAQSLQRINYDLAKVITMIGSSGNNSMQGTTEKPANYVPIYAPSAPPSLLGSSVPASPLQAWAPSNPYIQNPQHKVDYSTLVMNAEQSLERKWRKYFGDRRPPLTSAVPGTFSMTTGPTPVREQLRQYRLSLHHQLNTTSTTQDKLAEQKEWLKRFGQDLNLGSSFIHPPQSEHGSVDSMMLGSHVNETEPLSSTPQRRPSVPGTVRLELDEYDEIRVRQF